A genome region from Musa acuminata AAA Group cultivar baxijiao chromosome BXJ3-5, Cavendish_Baxijiao_AAA, whole genome shotgun sequence includes the following:
- the LOC103973677 gene encoding uncharacterized protein LOC103973677: protein MRPKPSVATLLALSQSEDESLSQFVTRFAAEIRGFPYAHPSLIMQAFLRGLKPLRFFWSLIEKPPTIIPETFQRANQYVAAEALMAGRRTDGKKPRVERPRDAASATPEQPRRRPARLEPLSRPPPLPLNTSRTEIFLQIREKGLLRHPNPMKATRKDRSKYCRFHRDYGHDTEACHDLQNQIEDLIRRGHLGHYLKESKEVTPCPRGPVEKQIDVISGGLAAGGNSSMARKAYARSTVKKRPRPELEPEITFGAEEVERSHHDDALVISIRIANAQVKRVMIDTGSSTDVLYFDIFKKLGLTGEDLAPMSLTLTGFTGDSIFPLGTTTLPVTIEEEPRGKTTLTTFMVVDLPSAYNVILGLPMLNKLKAIVSTYHRAIKFPTAEGIGEL, encoded by the coding sequence ATGCGACCCAAGCCTTCCGTGGCCACCCTGCTCGCGCTATCCCAGAGTGAGGACGAGTCGCTCTCCCAATTTGTGACACGTTTTGCCGCTGAAATCCGGGGATTCCCATACGCTCACCCTTCCCTGATCATGCAGGCATTCCTAAGAGGATTGAAGCCCTtaaggttcttctggtcactgaTTGAGAAGCCGCCGACAATCATCCCCGAGACGTTCCAACGCGCCAACCAGTACGTCGCCGCCGAAGCCCTAATGGCGGGAAGGCGCACAGACGGAAAGAAGCCGAGGGTCGAGCGGCCCCGAGATGCTGCCTCTGCCACTCCGGAGCAACCCCGCCGGAGGCCCGCCCGACTTGAGCCGCTCTCAAGGCCTCCACCTCTCCCACTAAACACGTCTCGGACCGAAATCTTCCTCCAAATCCGGGAAAAGGGTCTTTTACGGCACCCCAACCCCATGAAAGCCACCCGTAAGGACCGATCAAAATACTGTAGGTTCCATCGGGACTACGGTCACGACACCGAAGCCTGCCATGACCTTCAAAACCAAATTGAGGACCTGATTCGTAGGGGACACCTCGGTCACTATCTCAAGGAGTCCAAGGAAGTAACCCCATGTCCTAGAGGTCCCGTGGAAAAACAAATCGACGTCATCTCGGGAGGACTGGCGGCGGGCGGCAATAGTTCAATGGCAAGGAAGGCCTATGCTCGGAGCACGGTCAAGAAACGTCCCCGACCAGAGCTCGAGCCAGAAATCACTTTCGGAGCCGAGGAGGTTGAACGTTCCCACCATGACGACGCCTTGGTGATCTCCATCCGGATCGCTAACGCTCAGGTAAAAAGGGTAATGATTGACACTGGAAGCTCTACCGATGTGCTGTACTTCGACATCTTCAAAAAGCTTGGGCTGACCGGGGAGGACCTCGCTCCAATGAGCTTGACCCTCACCGGGTTCACCGGGGACTCCATCTTTCCGCTCGGCACCACCACGCTACCCGTTACCATCGAGGAAGAACCAAGGGGCAAGACAACATTGACTACCTTTATGGTGGTCGACCTGCCCTCAGCCTATAACGTCATCCTCGGCCTCCCGATGCTCAACAAGCTGAAAGCAATCGTTTCTACCTACCATCGGGCCATCAAGTTTCCAACTGCGGAAGGAATCGGGGAATTGTGA